In Amycolatopsis coloradensis, one genomic interval encodes:
- a CDS encoding response regulator transcription factor: MTTQPGRGLVLVVEDDPAIAELASLYLRRDGFGVHVEADGGAALATIRRLRPVAIVLDIGLSGMDGIEICRTLRADGDWTPVLFVTARDDELDRLLGLEIGADDYLTKPFSPRELSARVRTVLRRAAGAPSPAETYTAGGVRVDVTQRRAWAADTEITLTSTEFDLLTHLVRRPGQVFSREQLLSSVWGYAASAGTRTVDVHIAQLRGKLGEHSPIRTVRGIGYAADTG; the protein is encoded by the coding sequence GTGACGACACAACCGGGACGCGGGCTGGTACTGGTCGTCGAGGACGACCCCGCGATCGCCGAACTCGCTTCGCTGTACCTGCGGCGGGACGGGTTCGGCGTGCACGTGGAGGCGGACGGCGGCGCGGCACTGGCCACGATCCGGCGGCTGCGCCCGGTCGCGATCGTGCTCGACATCGGACTGTCCGGAATGGACGGTATCGAGATCTGCCGGACGCTGCGCGCGGACGGCGACTGGACGCCGGTGCTGTTCGTGACCGCGCGCGACGACGAGCTGGACCGCTTGCTGGGCCTGGAGATCGGCGCCGACGACTACCTGACGAAACCGTTCAGCCCGCGTGAGCTCTCGGCAAGGGTCCGGACCGTCCTGCGCCGCGCCGCCGGAGCGCCTTCGCCCGCCGAGACCTACACGGCGGGCGGCGTGCGCGTCGACGTCACCCAGCGTCGTGCCTGGGCCGCCGATACCGAGATCACGCTGACGTCGACCGAGTTCGATCTGCTCACCCATCTGGTGCGACGGCCCGGTCAGGTGTTCAGCCGCGAGCAGTTGCTCAGTTCGGTCTGGGGCTACGCGGCGTCGGCGGGCACGCGGACCGTCGACGTCCACATCGCCCAGCTGCGCGGGAAACTGGGCGAGCACAGTCCGATCAGGACGGTCCGCGGGATCGGTTACGCGGCGGACACCGGATGA